A region of Dioscorea cayenensis subsp. rotundata cultivar TDr96_F1 chromosome 5, TDr96_F1_v2_PseudoChromosome.rev07_lg8_w22 25.fasta, whole genome shotgun sequence DNA encodes the following proteins:
- the LOC120260320 gene encoding probable cysteine desulfurase, whose protein sequence is MESKQDGYLASVCIYKELIELIQAKQDQENKAQQEKRIQWLRSQVIGSHAEFDTPFGKRMLTYADHTATGRCLLYIEDFILRKVLPFYGNTHTSDSFVGSNTTKMVQEGMMYIKKCMGAGQDDALIFSGAGATAGIKRLQEVMGVAIPSTMREKVVKKLRDEERWVVFVGPYEHHSNLLSWRQSTVEVVEIGADDDGLIDIGALKQELMSSKYAKRPMLGSFSACSNVTGILTNTRALARLLHKHGAFACFDFATSGPYVELDMKPGEEDGYDAVFLSPHKFIGGPGSPGMLLINKALYKLKSSPPSTCGGGTVNYVNGFNEQDTLYNEDIEEREHAGTPPIIQTIKAAMAFWVKNFIGFQLISFHETIYTELALNVLLSNPNIRILGNNKVKRLPIISFLVFPSSSTVNGEKPLHCRFVAKLLNDLFGIQGRGGCACAGPYGHRLLGIDEKLSLALRSAIQKGYSGLKPGWTRISFSYYMSREEWAFVLASIEFIASYGHLFLPLYEFDWITGDWTFKKRMKKLEGFVELRAINSSSTTNGERKDRDVFMKYLFAAEDFALSLSGDICPGFVPADIDPSLILFRI, encoded by the exons ATGGAATCCAAACAAGATGGTTATTTAGCTAGTGTGTGCATCTACAAAGAGCTTATTGAGTTGATTCAAGCTAAACAAGATCAAGAAAACAAAGCACAACAAGAGAAGAGAATCCAGTGGCTGAGATCCCAAGTGATTGGAAGCCATGCAGAGTTTGACACTCCATTTGGCAAAAGAATGCTCACTTATGCTGATCACACAGCAACTGGAAGATGTTTGCTCTACATTGAAGATTTCATCCTCCGCAAAGTCCTTCCTTTTTATg GAAATACTCACACAAGTGATAGCTTTGTGGGGAGCAATACAACAAAGATGGTGCAAGAAGGGATGATGTACATCAAGAAATGCATGGGAGCCGGCCAAGATGATGCTCTCATCTTCTCTGGCGCCGGCGCCACTGCAGGGATTAAAAGGCTTCAAGAAGTGATGGGAGTGGCCATCCCTTCTACTATGAGAGAGAAGGTGGTGAAAAAGTTAAGGGATGAAGAGAGATGGGTGGTCTTTGTTGGTCCTTATGAGCACCACTCCAATTTGCTTTCATGGAGGCAGAGCACTGTGGAAGTTGTGGAGATTGGTGCAGATGATGATGGACTCATTGACATTGGAGCACTGAAACAAGAGCTCATGTCTTCTAAGTATGCAAAGCGTCCCATGTTGGGCTCCTTCTCTGCTTGTTCTAATGTTACTGGAATTCTGACTAATACTAGAGCCTTGGCTAGGCTTCTCCATAAACATGGAGCTTTTGCTTGCTTTGATTTTGCAACCAG TGGTCCATATGTGGAATTGGATATGAAGCctggagaagaagatggataTGATGCTGTATTCCTTAGCCCACACAAGTTCATTGGAGGACCTGGTTCTCCAGGCATGCTACTCATTAACAAAGCTCTTTACAAGCTTAAATCCTCACCTCCTTCAACTTGTGGAGGTGGTACTGTTAACTATGTCAATGGTTTCAATGAACAAGACACTCTCTACAATGAAGATATAGAAGAGAGAGAACATGCAGGAACTCCACCCatcattcaaacaatcaaagcaGCAATGGCTTTCTGGGTGAAAAATTTCATTGGCTTTCAACTCATTAGTTTTCATGAAACCATCTACACTGAATTGGCACTCAATGTACTTCTCTCTAATCCTAACATTCGCATACTTGGAAACAATAAAGTCAAGAGATTACCCATCATCTCTTTTCTTGTCTTCCCTTCAAGCAGTACTGTTAATGGAGAAAAGCCCCTTCACTGCCGTTTTGTAGCTAAACTACTCAATGATCTCTTTGGGATTCAAGGTAGGGGTGGGTGTGCTTGTGCTGGTCCTTATGGTCATCGTCTACTTGGTATTGATGAGAAGCTCTCTCTTGCCCTTAGATCTGCCATCCAAAAG GGATATAGTGGTTTGAAGCCAGGGTGGACAAGGATTAGCTTCTCCTACTACATGTCTAGAGAAGAGTGGGCATTTGTTCTTGCTTCTATTGAGTTCATAGCTAGTTAtggccatctttttcttccaCTTTATGAGTTTGATTGGATCACTGGAGATTGGACATTcaagaaaagaatgaagaaactTGAGGGATTTGTTGAATTAAGGGCAATCAATAGTAGTAGTACTACTAATGGAGAGAGAAAAGATAGGGATGTGTTCATGAAGTACTTGTTTGCTGCTGAAGACTTTGCCCTCTCTCTTTCCGGAGATATTTGTCCTGGGTTTGTCCCTGCAGATATTGACCCAAGTCTCattctttttagaatttaa
- the LOC120260319 gene encoding probable cysteine desulfurase has protein sequence MHFMKRFTAKHRNQTPSSKEPQNQTSINSQTPNSMTMMLKPVQDKMIHKSSLDELDTSISPAVIQKLRRYSQNNSSEDRIEWLQSQVIGNQMEFDTPFGQRTLTYADHTASGRSLKFIEDYIIDKVLPSYGNTHTDDSFVGERTTKLAHKASEFIKKCMGGGNDDSIIFCGSGTTAAIKRLQEVIGVAVSPIMRDRVLENVKEEERWVVFIGPYEHHSNILSWRQSLADVVEIGLNSDGLIDLEELERQLKSLKYLDRPKLGSFSACSNVTGIATDTRAVARLLHRHGAFACFDFAASGPYVEINMRSRDELGGYDAVYLSPHKFIGGPGTPGILLMSNSMYRLGSLPPSTCGGGTVAYVNGFNEEDTLYYDKIEEREDAGTPQIIQKIRAALAFWVKEYIGYELIDLHESFYIETALRRLRQNPNIKVLGNTKAKRLSILSFLVYPSTTRTHSSIDDLDNKIQPLNGRFVAKLLNDLFGIQARGGCACAGPYGHSLLNVDEKLSLGIRSVIQKGYNGMKPGWTRISFPYYMAKEEFAFIMAAVEFIGMHGHRFLPLYTFHWESGDWSFDKRAFKYHLMEAELANASRALFSGAIGGVDGTRDLNALIGIENTLVNVKEGKTVGKTHKFATYLEAAKRLALSLPADPPRNNVPDEIVVTLKLYE, from the exons ATGCATTTCATGAAGCGTTTTACAGCCAAACACAGAAACCAAACACCATCTTCCAAGGAACCTCAAAACCAAACGTCCATTAACTCACAAACTCCAAACTCCATGACCATGATGCTCAAGCCAGTTCAAGATAAGATGATTCATAAATCAAGTTTGGATGAACTTGATACTAGTATCAGTCCTGCTGTGATCCAAAAGCTGAGGAGATACTCACAGAACAACTCATCTGAAGATAGGATTGAGTGGTTACAATCTCAAGTAATTGGCAACCAGATGGAGTTTGACACTCCCTTCGGCCAACGCACACTCACCTACGCCGATCACACCGCTTCCGGCCGCTCCTTGAAGTTCATTGAAGATTACATAATTGATAAAGTCCTTCCATCATATG GAAACACACATACTGATGATAGTTTTGTGGGGGAGAGGACAACTAAGTTGGCACACAAGGCATCAGAGTTCATCAAGAAGTGTATGGGTGGAGGAAATGATGATTCTATAATCTTTTGTGGTTCTGGTACTACTGCTGCAATCAAGAGACTTCAAGAGGTGATTGGGGTTGCAGTGAGTCCTATCATGCGTGACAGGGTGTTAGAGAATGTCAAAGAGGAGGAGAGATGGGTGGTTTTCATTGGACCATATGAACACCACTCTAATATTCTCTCTTGGAGACAGAGCTTGGCTGACGTTGTTGAGATTGGGTTGAACTCTGATGGTCTGATTGATTTGGAAGAGTTGGAGAGACAGCTTAAGTCTCTCAAGTATTTAGACCGGCCAAAGCTGGGCTCTTTCTCGGCTTGCAGTAACGTCACCGGCATAGCTACCGACACACGTGCCGTTGCTCGTCTTCTTCATCGGCATGGTGCctttgcttgttttgatttTGCTGCCAG TGGACCGTACGTGGAAATCAACATGAGATCTAGAGATGAGTTAGGAGGGTATGATGCTGTATATCTTAGTCCTCACAAGTTCATTGGAGGACCAGGAACTCCTGGCATTCTTTTGATGAGTAATTCTATGTATCGACTGGGATCACTGCCTCCATCCACCTGTGGAGGTGGCACTGTTGCCTATGTCAATGGCTTCAATGAAGaa GATACTCTGTACTATGATAAaatagaagaaagagaagatgcAGGGACAccacaaataatacaaaagataagagcTGCATTAGCATTCTGGGTCAAAGAATACATAGGCTATGAGCTCATTGACCTTCATGAGAGCTTCTACATAGAAACAGCGCTGAGGAGGCTGCGACAAAACCCCAACATAAAAGTGCTTGGAAACACAAAGGCCAAACGTCTCTCCATCCTCTCCTTTCTTGTCTACCCTTCAACAACTCGTACTCATTCCTCCATTGATGACTTAGATAACAAAATCCAGCCACTGAACGGGCGTTTTGTTGCAAAACTACTAAATGACCTCTTCGGTATTCAAGCTCGTGGTGGCTGTGCTTGTGCTGGTCCTTATGGTCACTCTCTTCTCAATGTAGATGAGAAGCTCTCTCTTGGGATTAGATCCGTCATACAAAAG GGTTACAATGGAATGAAGCCTGGATGGACAAGGATTAGCTTTCCATACTATATGGCAAAAGAGGAGTTTGCCTTCATTATGGCAGCAGTTGAGTTCATTGGCATGCATGGTCACCGTTTCCTCCCTCTCTATACCTTTCACTGGGAGTCTGGAGACTGGAGTTTTGACAAACGTGCATTCAAGTACCATTTGATGGAGGCTGAGCTTGCTAATGCATCTCGTGCACTGTTCTCTGGTGCAATTGGAGGAGTAGATGGAACAAGAGATCTCAATGCACTGATTGGGATTGAGAATACTTTAGTTAATGTTAAAGAAGGGAAAACAGTGggaaaaacacacaaatttgCTACATACTTAGAGGCTGCCAAACGTTTGGCACTGTCTCTTCCTGCTGACCCTCCAAGAAACAATGTTCCAGATGAGATAGTTGTCACATTAAAACTCTATGAGTAA